The following are encoded together in the Monodelphis domestica isolate mMonDom1 chromosome 5, mMonDom1.pri, whole genome shotgun sequence genome:
- the LOC103094286 gene encoding ankyrin repeat domain-containing protein 26-like, with protein sequence MVLQQQLENAPERVIIKKKVVKDVQVNFSDPFAKVHADREKQVLLVKERNKELIDDCNHSREQGCTYEKEQREREGTIKELQQQLADALKRQSTLEVFLEVIFCYIHDLEDKKQQLQKETEEIKSKLRKSEEQYLKAEPWTNDLEDREQKLEMENGRLEATAKELLGKMEKMQENLLDPKWLDPERGKGKTLVELKQSLVASLDDQRKRNEEVEQDIGRPRKKKLEEDDKGDLASQEALKQACSQVEDAQMNTLRNQNEELAQQVKAASSKCIQLEWTIRGLRRELLSKENVEDKNGKLEKEKSQLEEEIANLKHRFEMTMLEHRQVEQYKSEVDEQATQEIIGKLRTIKLFLQTQAAFQKNTEQLRENHQAPRVNEMEWRMKYMEAELSTLKSSYQDAEEQLEKHRQLYFKELKANESLSKELDRANRRLLKVSAKLRNERQRNETLRASFTASPVLEPPPTEPPNSSSLLNGGLIPRGNRTCFWNHSVFEQ encoded by the exons ATGGTGCTTCAACAGCAGCTAGAAAATGCCCCCGAAAGagtcatcattaaaaaaaaggtagTAAAGGATGTCCAGGTAAACTTTAGTGATCCCTTCGCTAAAGTTCATGCTGATAGAGAAAAGCAAGTTCTTTTGGTCAAAGAGAGGAATAAAGAGTTAATCGATGACTGTAATCACTCAAGAGAGCAAGGGTGCACATATGAGAAGgagcaaagagaaagagag GGCACAATAAAGGAGCTTCAACAGCAACTTGCTGATGCCCTGAAAAGGCAATCCACGTTAGAAGTGTTCCTAGaggttattttttgttatatacATGATTTAGAAGATAAGAAGCAACAACTACAGAAGGAAACAGAGGAAATCAAGAGTAAG CTGCGGAAATCTGAAGAACAGTATCTGAAGGCAGAGCCCTGGACTAATGATTTAGAAGATCGTGAACAAAA GCTGGAAATGGAAAATGGCAGATTAGAAGCTACAGCCAAAGAACTTCTGGGCAAAATGGAAAAGATGCAGGAAAACCTGTTGGATCCTAAATGG CTTGATCCTGAACGGGGGAAAGGAAAGACGCTCGTTGAGTTGAAGCAATCTTTGGTGGCAAGTCTAGACGaccaaaggaagagaaatgaagaagtaGAGCAAGACATCGGGAG accaagaaaaaagaaattagaagaagaTGACAAAGGAGATCTGGCTTCCCAGGAAGCCCTGAAACAGGCATGTTCTCAAGTGGAAGATGCACAAATGAATACGTTAAGAAACCAG AATGAGGAACTTGCACAGCAAGTGAAAGCAGCATCTTCAAAATGTATCCAATTGGAATGGACAATTCGAGGTCTTCGTCGAGAGTTACTTTCTAAGGAAAATGTGGAAGATAAAAATGgcaaactggaaaaggaaaagagccaattggaagaagaaatagCTAATCTGAAGCATCGTTTTGAAATGACTATGCTAGAGCACAGACAAGTGGAACAATACAAATCTGAGGTGGATGAACAAGCAACACAAGAGATTATAGGAAAACTGAGAACAATCAAACTATTTTTGCAG ACACAAGCAGCATTCCAAAAAAACACAGAACAATTAAGAGAAAATCACCAAGCTCCAAGAGTAAATGAAATGGAGTGGCGAATGAAATATATGGAAGCTGAACTGTCCACATTAAAGAGCTCATATCAGGATGCTGAGGAACAGCTGGAGAAACACAGACAACTCTATTTTAAGGAACTAAAAGCCAATGAATCATTATCCAAGGAATTAGATAG AGCTAACAGGAGACTACTGAAGGTGAGTGCCAAACTCCGAAATGAAAGGCAGAGGAATGAAACTTTAAGGGCCAGTTTTACTGCAAGTCCCGTTCTGGAGCCACCTCCTACTGAGCCTCCTAACAGTAGTTCACTCTTAAATGGAGGACTGATTCCAAGAGGAAACAGGACATGCTTTTGGAATCACAGTGTCTTTGAACAGTAG